The genomic interval GGACAGAAATCAGGGTAAATAAGGAGAGTTAATGGCCAGAGAGCGAAAGCAAGCAGATGCCCCGCGTGGTACTCCGGCATACATGATGACCTGGGGTGACATGTGTACGCTTATGCTCTGTTTCTTTGTGATGCTTCTGGCTATGTCAACTACTGATCCTGCCAAATTTGATATTGCGGCATCTTCGCTTCATAACGCACTGGGTGGAGTACTGGAATCTTACCCCTCGATTCTTATAACCGAAGAGGTGATGGTGCCAAGACTTGGCGGCAATGATCAGAATAAGCATCTGGCAATAGATGCCACGATGAGGATTAGAAGAGCCATAAAAGAGGAGAATCTTGAAGACGCCATAAAGGTGAAGGTCACAGAGAGTGGAATCGCTATTAAACTGAGTGATCCGATTGGTTTTGACCTGGGTGAGGCCGAGATAAAGCCGGAATTGATACCGGTACTCAGCTCAATCTCACAAATAATAAACCGGG from Fibrobacter sp. carries:
- a CDS encoding flagellar motor protein MotB — encoded protein: MARERKQADAPRGTPAYMMTWGDMCTLMLCFFVMLLAMSTTDPAKFDIAASSLHNALGGVLESYPSILITEEVMVPRLGGNDQNKHLAIDATMRIRRAIKEENLEDAIKVKVTESGIAIKLSDPIGFDLGEAEIKPELIPVLSSISQIINRVPDTQIRVEGHTDDIPIHNYKYPSNWELSAARALNIVKFMAGAGGIEPSRLSAIGYGEYRPLVPNTSIENRRKNRRIEIYVEYVQKKENPES